TCGCAGGCATGAGATCTCCTTTGTTTTCGTTTGGGCAGCGCGCCGCTAAAAGTTTCGAAGAAGTCAGGTGAAAATTATCTCTCCCCCTTGTGCCTTCTCATAGAATTCACCCACGGTAATGATGTCGTCGACGGGCGACACAAAATCGGCTTTGGTCATTTTGAACATGTCGACCGTTGCTTTGCATGCATACATGCCGCACCCAGAGTCATGAATCAGCTCGAGAAATTCGCCGATCGGTGGTATGTCGAGCGACTCGATCGATTTACGCATGCGCCACGAAACCAGCGCCGACATGCCTGGAATGCCGCCAATCCAAGTGGGTATGTGCAGCCATTTGGGTATGCCCGCAACATACGCCGCGAGTTTTGCCGGCCCTTTCGGGAAAAGGGCATACAGTTCTTTGGTGTTGACTCCCGATTCTTTGCCCAGCGTACGAATCGACGGCGAGTCGCCATTCTTCAGGTAACGCTCGCGCATGAATTTCACCACTTTCCAGTGGCCTTCGCTGAGTTCGCTGATGCCGATGTCGGCGGCGAAGAGCCTAGCCAGCTCTTCTGTCCAATCGGCGGTGTTCTTGAGAAAACCCTGATCGTCGACCTCGACCGTTTTTGTACCCAAAGTCTTTTGCGGCATAGAATAGCTCCTTGGGCGACAACCCAAAATAGTCGACCAAATTGTCGACTATAAATACCCGGGTGTCTATGTTATGTTCTGTTTGCCGCGCAGCGAAAAATGCCTGCTGATCGGCAGGTAGCGTGCGGGCAGCATCAGGTGCCAATAGATAAGCCTAAACGCAAGCTTGCCCCAGTGGTTCAGCCGCGTTACCTTGAGCAGGCGCAGCGGGCCGAAGAACGGCAAAGGGTAGCTGCCGGGCAGAGGCTCTACTTCATAGCTGAAATCAATCAACGCCGCTTTGCCCGCACCGGTTTCAATAAAGCAGTTCGAATGGCCGTCGAAATCGGCGAGCGGCTCGTCGCCGGCAAGAAAGCGCATAATATTTTCATGCACCGTCTCTGATTCGAAGTGTGCAACCGAACCCGCCTTTGAGGCGGGTACGCTTGTAGCATCGCCGAGCGCGAAAATCTCTTTGTGCATCGGGTTCTGCAGCGTAGCGCTGTCGACGCGCACAAACCCCAGATCGTCGCCGATGTCGCTGTTCTTGATAAATTCTGCTCCGTTGTGCAGTGGTACCGTGACGAGCAGATCAAAATCGACCGTGCGGTCGTCCCATGAAACGATCTGGTTATTTTCAACGCGGCCGGTGTTGAATTCAGTGACGAGGTCAATATTTTTCTCTGCAAGCAGATTCTTGAAGACGTTCGCTGCCACAGGTTTGGTGAACGCGTTATCGAGCGGAGTGACATACGAAATTTTCACCTTGTTTCGAATGCCACGGCGTTTGAAATAATCGTCGGCGAGAAATGCAAATTCAAGCGGTGCCACGGGGCATTTGATCGGCACGTCGACAATATTGATGACCAGGTGCCCCCCGGTAAACTCTTGCAGCGCCGCCTGCAGGCGGGTTGCACCCTCGAGTGTGTAGAAATCGAAACGGTTTTTGAACCAGCCCTCACCGGTAAGGCCTTCGGTTTCTTCGGGAGCTATGCGCGTACCGGTTGCGACAACGAGCACGTCATAAGGCAAGAGCGAGCCGTCGGCGAGCGTCACGGTTCGGGCAATCGTGTCGAGGCTTGTCACCGACTGTTCGACGAGTCTGATTTCTTTGCGCAGCAGTTGTCGTTTTCGTCTGATAATCTTTTCACGCGTGGTTGATCCGAAAGGTAGAAACAGCAAGCCGGGTTGATAGAGGTGATCTTTTTCGGGGTCGACTACAGTGATCTGCAGATCGAAGCGCACGCTGCGCCGGTCTTTCTGCAGGCGATTCGCGAGAATATTGCCCCCCGTGCCGCCACCCAAAATCACTACCTGCTTCATGCGCCGGTGTTGCGCCTCGGCTCATGGTGAGCAATCACATTTTGATAGCCACGCCAAATTGCCTTGACGTCGGGCCTCTCAGCGCGACTTCTCGGACTATGCCCCAATCAGCCGAGGTTGAAGAATATTATCTGACAATTTTTTTGGCGCATGGCGAAGAAAGCTCGTGGCACGAAGTTGCCGAATTTATCGAGCAAAAGCTTGCGCACGAGGTTGTGCCTTACGCCGGGTCGCTCGCCCCTGGCAGAACCGACATACAAAAGCTCGAAGAACTCACAGAAGAGTGTGCTTTTGCGATCGTGATGCTCACGGCGAAAGAAAGCGCCGCCCGTTCGCGCGCGAAAATTATCCATGAGATCGGCTTTTGCCAGGGGTCGTTCGGTCGCGAGAATGTGCTCGTGATGAAAGAAGAGGGGGCACAAGAGATTGAAGAATTGGGTGGAGTGATTTATGTGCCGTTTGCTTCAGGCAATGCCAAAGCAGCTTTTCAGAGAATTCAGGCAGAGATCGATGCTGCTATCGACAGATTTGAAGACGATGAAGAAGAAGACGATGACGATTAAGGCGTCAATTCTTGCTCAGCAAGAGTTCGACCGTATTGCAGAATAGCTCCATGCCGTCGGCTTTGGGTATGATGAGTTCGATGCCGGCACTCGCAACCTGTGCCTTCATCGATTCGTCGACGTAGCCCGAGGCGAGCGCAACTTTCAGATCGCTGCGAATCTTGTGCGCCTCTTTGGCTACCTGAATGCCCGAGGTTCCGGGCATATTGAAGTCGCTGATGACGAGATCGATGTCGTCGGGGTTCTCGCGCAGAGCCTGTAGTGCATCTTCGGCGTGCATATAGCCGCTGACACGATAGCCGAGGCGCTGCAGATAGATCTTCACGAGCCTGACCATCGACTCTTCGTCGTCGATGAACACTATGTGGCCACCGTGTTTTTCGCCGGCTTTGGTGGCTGCATGATTTTCATCAGGCCCGGTAGCTGTTTTTTCACCACTGACGAGATAGAGCGAAAACGCAGTGCGCACCCCCGGTTCGCTTTCAACCACCATTACGCCCTGGTGTGCTTCAACAATGCCGTGCACAACCGATAGGCCGAGTCCCGTGCCTTCGTTCACGCCCTTGGTCGTGAAAAACGGTTCGAAAATACGTTCGAGAGTGTTTGCCGCGATGCCAGGCCCGTTGTCTTCGACGACAATGCGCGTGCACGCGGTGCCGGTATTGATCGTCTTCAATTGCACGTGGCGTTCGCGCAGATCGTCGGTCATGGTGACGGTTTCAAGCACCAGAACGATTCTTCCAGGCCGAGCCTGCAGCGCCTGCATGGCGTTCGTGGTGATATTGAGCAGCGCCTGTTCAATTTGCGTCGTGTCGACGAGCGCTACCGCCGCCGGGTTTCTGATTTCCGTCACGAGCTGAATCGTCTCGGGTAAGTTCGATTTGATGAGACGTGCCACCTCGATGACAATCGGTGCAATCAAGGTGTTGCGCCGGGCAACCGGTTGCTGCCGGCTAAAGGCCAGCAATTGCTGAACGAGCGCCCTTGCGCGCGCCGCGGATTTCTCAATTTCACGCAGCGAGTGCCGTGCTTCAGACCTCTCGTCTGTTTCATCAATTGCAAGGCTGACATTGCCGAGTATGCTTGCGATAATATTGTTGAAGTCGTGTGCAATGCCGCCAGCGAGTGTGCCGATCGCCTGTAATTTCCGAGACTGCCGCAGTTGCGTTTCGAGGGCCTCGCGCTTTTCATCGGCAAGTTTCGCTGCGGTGATATCCTGAAAAGTGCCGTAGATTCTGATCACCTTGCCGTCTTTCTTTTCAGCAAAACCCTGCGTCTGCACCCATTTATGTCTGCCCTTTTCGGTGATAATCGGCAGTTGCAAATCATAAGGAGTGCCTTCGGTCATGGCGGCTTCAACAGCTTTTGCGATCGTGTCGCGCGCTTCGGGCGCGAAGAGATTGATCCCTTCGTCGAGCGCAGGTTCAACTGCGCTATCCCGTTCTGCAATACGAAATGTTTCCTGTGTCCAGGTCAGCTTCATGCTCTCGAGATCGACCTGCCAGCCACCGGTTTTGGCCAGGGCTCCCGTGCGTTCGAGCAACTCGCTTGTGCGCCGAAGTTCCGTTTCTGCGCGTTTACGTTCGGTGATATCTGACGAAACCCCGATAATGCCGATGAGTTTACCGGCATGGTCGGTAATCGGTGCGTTGTGAACCTGTGCGATGAATGTACGGCCGTCGCGCCGCGTCACCAGAAATTCACCACTCCAAGGCTCGCGCTTCGCGAGCCTCGTCAGAATCTCTTGCGCCTGTTCATGCGACATTTTGGGCATTGTTAAATCTATCACGCTCATGCCGATGGCCTCGCGCGCGCTGTAACCATAGAGTTCTTCTGCTGCCTTGTTCAAGAACGTGATATTGCCCTGCGGGTCGTTACCTATGACCGATTGGCTGATCGCATTCAAGAGCTGCGCCTGAAACCGCGCCGCATTTTCGACACGCTTGCGGTCGGTGATGTCTTGCATAATCGACACGAACTGCAGCGGTGAACCTGTGTCGCTGCGCACCGCAGAGACGCTGAGCTGAACAGGTACCCAGTGGCCGTCTTTATGGCGGTATTGTTTTTCGGTGAAGTACCTATCGCGCCTGCCTTCGAGCATGTCTCGCAACGCCTGTGAGTCGCGTGCAACATCGTCGGGGTGTGTAATCGCCGGGAAGTTTGTAGCTGTGAGTTCGGCTTCGGTCATGCCGACGATGCGGCAGAGTGCGGCGTTCACGCGCAAAAATCTGCCGTCAAGGCCAACGAGCGCCATGCCGACGGGTGAAGCAGAAAATGCCTTCTCGAGCATCTGGTCGGCGAGGCGCTTTGCCTCCCGGGCGCTTTTGCTTTCGGTGATATCGGCCGATACGCCCATGATGCCGATGAGTGCACCCTCAGTATTGGTCATCGGCAGATTCAATACCTGCGCGAGAAAAGTCGTGCCATCGCGCCGCTTAACCTCAAACTCGCCCGACCATGAATTGCCTGCGGCGAGCTGCTGCATAATTTCATGCGCCTGCTGATCAGAGGCTTGAGGTACAGTGACCTCATAAATGGGGCGGCCTATGACCTCTTCACTTTTGTAGCCATAAATCTCTTCGGCTGCATGGTTCCAGTAGGTAATAAACCCTGCCGTATCTGTGCTGATGACTGCCTGCCCGATCGCATCGAGCATCTGGCCCTGAAAGCGCACGCGGTCGGCCGATTGTCTCTGCCCAGTGATATCCATAAAGACGACCACCAGATAGCGTTTGCCCTGATCGTCAACATGCCGGGTTTTAGTGGTGATAACTGTGTGCGTTTTTCCGGTGGCACCGGTGAGTTTCTCTTCACAGGTATGTGGCACACCCGTCTCGAGCACGAGGCGGTCGATGCGTAAAAAATGCTCAATTTCATCGGCCGGCAATTCTTCAATGAGTACCTTGCCGATGATGGCCTCGCGCTGCATTCCGAGAATTTCGCAGGCGGCATCGTTCGCGATCAGAATGCGCGACGCGCTGTCTTTGACCAGCGTTGGTGTGCCTGAGATGTTCAAGAAATGCCCGAGTTGCGCCTCGACGCTGTCGAATGCCTTTTTCGCCGGGGGGGAGCTTAGGGGTTCAGGTGTGGTGCTCATAGGCAGTCTAAAGGCAGCGGGCAATTAGGGGGCCGGGTACTCAGCGCTGCAAGTCGTTTTCTCTTTAATTGTTAATTGTAGTTTGCGCGCCGACGCCACCTCAAAAATCGCTCTCACATCACGCGGCCGGGGGCGGCAACGCTGCCCCGGCCCAAATAAACCTCGAGGGCAAATGCAGGCAGAAATTACTCAATCCGCAAAATCGAAAAAGACCTTGCACGGCGCGACCGTACGCTTCACCGGTGACTCGGGCGACGGCATGCAGCTCGTCGGTGCACAGTTCACCTCTGTGACCGGGCTTGCCGGCAACGACGTGATGACGTTTCCCGACTTTCCCGCTGAGATTCGCGCGCCGCAGGGTACGACCGCGGGCGTTTCAGGTTTTCAGGTGCACTTCGGCGATCATCACATCTATACGCCTGGTGACAAGGTCGATGTGCTCGTGGCGATGAACCCGGCAGCTCTCAAGGCGAACCTCAAAGACCTGCGCGAGCGCGGAGTGTTGCTCGTCAATTCAGACGAGTTCGATGAAAAAAATCTGACCAAGGTCGATTACAAATCGAATCCGCTCGACGACGAGGCGCTTAAAGAAAAATACCGGCTGATCGCCGCGCCGATTACCGAATCGACACGGCGAGCTCTTGCAGAGTCGGGCCTGACCACCAAAGAAATCGATCGCTGCAAAAACTTTTTTGCCCTGGGCCTGACGTACTGGATGTACCAGCGCGACATCGAAAAAACGAAAAAGTGGCTAGAACAGCAATTCGCAAAAAAGCCGCACCTCGCAAAAGCAAATATACAGGTTCTCGAAGCGGGCTACCACTTCGCCGAAACGACAGAACTATTCGACGTCTCTTACGAAATTACCAAAGCGAAGTTCGAACCGGGAACCTACCGCAACATCACCGGTAACTCGGCGCTGGCGCTCGGTCTCGTCGCGGCGACCGACCTTTCGGGACTGCCCGCTCTGTACGCCGGTTATCCGATTACTCCCGCGTCAGACATTTTGCATGAGATCGCGAAGTACAAAAACTTTAACATCAAAACTTTTCAGACCGAAGACGAGATCGCAGCCATCTGCGCTGCGCTTGGCGCTTCATACGGCGGCTCGCTTGGCATCACTGCTTCGTCGGGCCCGGGCATCGCGCTGAAGTCAGAGGCGATTAACCTCGCGGTGATGACTGAACTGCCGGTGGTGATCATCGACGTGCAGCGTGGCGGCCCTTCGACCGGCATGCCGACGAAGAACGAACAGACCGACCTCTTGATGGCGCTCTACGGCCGTAACGGTGAAAGCCCGGTGCCGGTCGTGGCAGCCGCTTCACCATCAGATTGTTTCGATGCAGCTATCGAGGCGACGCGCATCGCGCTGAAATTTATGACTCCGGTTTTTCTTCTGTCAGATGCTTACATCGCCAACAGCTCAGAACCATGGAAACTACCCGAAGTGGAAAACCTGCCCGAGATCGAAACGAACAAGATTGAAAGAGGCGAATCGCGCGAAGGCTTCAAGGTTTATGGGCGCGACCCCGAAACGCTCGCGCGCCGTTGGCCGATACCCGGCACGCCGGGCTTCGAGCACCGCATCGGCGGCATCGAAAAAGATGAAAACGGCAACATCAACTACGACCCTGATAACCATGACAAAATGGTGAATCTGCGCCAGGCGAAGATCAACAAGATTGCCGATTTTATTCCCGAGCTCACAGCCTTTCCCGAACAAAAGGGGGGATTACTGGTGCTCGGCTGGGGTTCGACGTACGGAGCCATTCGCGAAGCGGTGCTGCGGGTACGCTCGCAGGGGTTCAGCGTCTCGCACGCACACCTCAAATACCTGAATCCGTTTCCGCGTAACATCGAAAAGGTACTGCGCTCGTTCGAAAAGGTCTTGATACCCGAGCTCAACATGGGACAACTCGCGCTCCTCATTCGCGGCAAATACCTCGTGCCCGCGACGCAGTACAACAAGGTGCGCGGCAGACCTTTCGGCATCGAAGAACTCGAACAGGTCATCATCGACACGCTGAAAAAATAAGGATCGCAAAAATGGCAGAAACAGCTACACTCACAAAAAAAGATTTTGCTTCAGACCAAACGGTGCGCTGGTGCCCCGGCTGCGGCGACTACGGTATTTTGACCGCGGTGCAAAAGACGATGCCCGAACTCGGCATACCGCGCGAGAACATCGCGTTCATTTCGGGCATCGGTTGTTCGTCGCGTTTTCCCTATTACATGAACACCTATGGCTTTCACACGATTCACGGCCGCGCGCCGGCGATTGCTTCGGGCCTGAAACTCACGCGCCGCGACCTCTCAGTGTGGATGGTCACGGGCGACGGCGATGCGCTTTCGATCGGGGGCAACCACCTGATTCACATTTTGCGCCGCAACCTCGACATCAACATTCTGCTCTTCAACAATGAAATCTATGGCCTGACGAAGGGCCAGTATTCACCCACGAGCGCGAAGGGTACAGTTGCGAAATCGACTCCCGACGGGTCGCTCGACACGCCGTTTTCGCCGCTGCGCCTCGCGATCGGTGCAGGCGGTTCGTTTCTCGCGCGCACGTACGACAAAGACATGAAGCACATGGAAAAAACGGTGAAGCAGGCGCATCTGCACAAAGGCACTTCATTCGTCGAAGTTCTGCAGAACTGCGTGATATTCAACGACGAAGTTTTTGAACCGGTCGTTGGCAAAGAAAACCGCCACAACACGATGATCTTTGTCGAGCACGGCCAGAAAATGCTATTCGGCAAAGACAACGAAAAAGGCCTCAAGCTCAACCACGGCACATTCGAAGTCGTGTCGGCGGTCGATAACCCAGATCAGGTAGCTGTCTATAACGAGAGCGATCCGCATTTTTTACAGACATTCGAAGCGGTTGGCGGCAAAAACGGCATTCCGGTACCGTTCGGAGTGCTCTTCAAGCAGGCGCGCAGCATCTACGAAGAAGATGTCGAAGAGCAGGTGCAGAACGTCGTCGCCAAAAAGGGTCGTGGCGATCTGCGCAAGCTGCTCGCCGCCGGCGAAACCTGGCAAGTAACTTAGGGATCTCTGTGTAGCAAATCGTCGTGGTCTGTTTCGGCTGCCTTCGCTGAGCCGAACGTCTGCGTCACCCACAGCGTTGCCGTGTGGTAGTGGTAGAATGTCGCAGGTGTGGATGCAGGTACGTAACGGTACATGTAACCTGTTTGAATCGTCATCGAGTTCACCTGGTAGCCGAGCATGAACCAGGTGCGAACCTGGTCGAGCTGGTTGCCGGTAATCTGCGGCGCAAAATTCAAGAGCACCTCGTTACCCACAACAAAAAACGGCGCCTCATTGAAAAGTTTGAGCCCCGTAATCGGTCGGCGAAAGGCAATCATGTAACGAATGCGGTGGTTAAACACAAATCCCGATTCGGTTTCGCCGTTCGCCACATTCTGTCTGAACCGTGAATCGTAACGCAGGCGGTGGCTGAACGTGTATTTGGTGCTGAGCGGCAGGTGCATCAAGAGCTGCGCCCACGGCCGGTGTTCAAACCGGTCGAGCCTGTCTGATCCCGAACCGGGGGTCGTGAGGTAGCCCCACGCATAACCGCCGGTGACGCTCACCTGCTGGCTCAGGTGCCGGGTAAAACCATGCCGCGACAAAAAGAAGGATGTCGGTACGTAATGCCAGTCGTTCCAGAGCGAATTCTTTTCGCTCAGGCGGTACGAGGTGATATAACCGAGCCAGCCCTGCGGGCTGACTTCATCGGTGCGGTTAACTGCATACGCCGTGTTTTGGCTGATATGAGCGGCGAGCAAGAACGCCGCGAGCGGTCTGGCAAAGGGTAATCTATAGATCCTCATGAAACGATTTGCCATTCGGTTTGGCCGCCGGCGCGCAAAGGTACAATGGTCTGATCGCCGAATGGAAATTCATGGGGTATTGCCTTGGGTTTCTTGATCAGGGTGACAGACTTCGAGTTGAGGGGCAGACCGTAAAACTGCGGCCCGAATTCTGACATGAAACCCTGCAATCTGTCGAGCGCGCCGGCTGCGTCGAAAACTTCTGCGTAGAGTTCAATGCCTGCGTTGGCAGTGTACATGCCGGCGCAGCCGCAGGCGTTTTCTTTGGTGTGTTTTGCATGCGGCGCGCTGTCGGTGCCGATGAAAAACTTTTTGCTACCCGAAGTTGCCGCTGCGACGAGCCGCTGCCGGTGCTCTTCGCGCTTCAACACCGGCAGGCAGTAGTGGTGCGGTCTGATGCCACCGGCAAACAGTTCGTTGCGGTTCATGAGCAGATGGTGCGCGGTGATTGTGGCAGCGACGCGGCCAGCCGCCGCTTCGACAAAATCGGCCGCCTCGCGGGTAGTAATGTGCTCGAAAACGACACGCAGCGTCGGGAACTTCTGGATGATCGCCGTCAGTTCAGTTTCCAGAAAAACTTTTTCGCGGTCGAATACATCGACATTGGCATCCGTCACTTCACCGTGAACGAGCAAGGGCAAGTCAACTTCTTGCATCGCCTCAAGCACGGGATATATTGCGGCGAGCGCGCTCACCCCGGCTTCGCTGTTGGTCGTCGCACCTGCAGGGTAGAGTTTCACCGCATGCACAATGCCGCTCGCTTTGGCACGGCGAATTTCGGCAGGCGTCGTGTTGGCGGTGAGGTACAGAGTCATCAGCGGCTCGAACTGCAGGCCCGCAGGTAGCGCGGCGAGAATGCGTTCACGGTAGCCCATCGCTTCGGCCACTGTCGTCACCGGCGGTTTAAGGTTCGGCATGACGATTGCGCGCGCAAAGCGTTCGGCGGTGTGCGGCAGAACTGCGGCCAGGGCTGCACCGTCGCGCAGGTGCAGGTGCCAGTCGTCGGGCTGAATAATCGTGATTGTGGTACCGGCGGCTGCAGGCATGCAGCGAAAATGACCCGCGAAACACACCTACAAGTGCAAAAGTGCGCGCCACTGCATCAGCCGAATGCGAACATTCCGGGGTGCAGAATAACCTGCTGACGATCTGCGGCCTATCGACCGTGCGTGCCTTGGCTGCGGCGGCACCTGAGCGCATCGAGCGTCTGTTTTTCGATGAGACCAACGCACCCCGGTTTGCAGAAGTCTGCAGATATCTTTCGCAAAAGCGCAAGATCTACCGCCTGGTTACACCGGCCGAGCTGAAAAAGATTACCGATACCTCACACCACCAGGGTGTTGCTGCGGTGATTCATGCACCCGAGCCGCTGCGTCTTGAAGGGCTCGAGCTTTCGCACAGCACGCTGTGTCTGCATGACGTTAAAAATCCGCACAATGTTGGCGCCATATTACGCACAACGGCCTTCTTTGGAGTGCGCGACGTCATCTTCAGCCGCAAATCTTATGACGCGGCAATGACTGCGTCAGCCTGGCGTGTTGCTGAAGGCGGCGTCTCACTCACGCACTGTTATGTGTACGAAGATGCCCACGATTTATTTTCGCGGGCCAAAATGCTGGGCTGGTGGTGCGCTGCGGCGGTCAGGCCCGAAAAGGGCAGGTTACCTTCGCTTGAATCAATCTGTGTGCGCGCTGGCAGGGCGCACGTTGTCGCATGCCTGGGCAACGAAGAAGAGGGTCTGCCGGGAGCTTTTGTCGCCGGTTGTGGCTATAAGTTCACGATTTTGGGGTCTGGCAGCGTGGAGTCACTGAACGTTTCAGTGACCGCCGCCCTTTGTCTTGAGAAAATGTCGCGAAATTACTCTGGCCTTCGGCCAGAGTAATTTCATTCAATCAATTTTTAACGCCGGTCTGTTGCTGGGTTGAACCGCCTGAATCGCTGACACCCATTTCGATTTTGAACTGTTTGACGAGTTCGGCGGCGCGAATTTTTTCGGCATCGGCTTCAATCGCCTCTTTCGCCTTGTCGCCTTTGCTGACCGCCATATCGAGTTTCACTTCGGCCATAGCGCTCTCTTTTTCGATACGCTTGACCATTTCGTCGTGTGTGTGGTCGACGCCGCCCGCGGTGAATTGTTCCATAGTGTCGGCGACTTCTTTCTGCCACTTCGCGCGCTTTGCGGTTTCAATCGCGTCGAGAGCTTCTTTGGTTTTTCTGTCGAGTTCTTTCATGAAAGCCACCTTGGCCTGTTCGCCTTTTTCTGCCGCGGCGTTAGCCTGCGCCAGCTGCTGGTCAAGTTTTGCCACCTGCGCCTTATTGTGTTCGAGCTGCAGCGCGTATTCAGCAGCGATGTCTTCGCGGTTCTGCCCGATCGCTGCCTTCACGTTTGCGATCAATTTCGCCTGTTCGCCTTCGAGCTTCTGTTTCTCTTTATCGACGAGCTTTGCGTTCGCGCGTAGCATCGCGATATTTTCGTTCATCTTGGGTATCTTATCGCGCATGTCGCGAATGTTCTGTTCGAGAATCAAAGCGGGATCTTCCATTTCAGAAACCCAGCCGCCGAAAATGGAGCGCAGTGCGCGCTTAAAACGTTGCCATAAACTCATGGGTAAGGGTCATTCGGCCCAATCGCGGGGCAAGTCTTTTTATAGAAGTTTCTGGCCGGGAAAATCTACTTGTCTCGTTAAGGCCGGGCGCGAATCTGCATGCTTTGGCGGCGAGCCGAGAGATGCAAGAGATACCCCTGCACCAAATCGACAACTTTATTCTGCTGCTGAAATGGGCGCACCAAAAAGGTTTCGCCGTGGCCGAAGAGCACATCATGCAGCCGCTGCAGATGTATTTCGGCACCCGGGATACCGAGCCACGCGGTGACCTGGCGAAAAGCCTCGAGGCGCAGAGAAAAATGCGCGAATGGCGCATCGCCTCGAACATCTACAAGCACCTATTTCACGCCCATGCGTTTGAGGCCGATCACCACCCGCTTGTGAGTACCCTGAATGCATTTCTACTCGACCTGCAGGGTGAAGCCGCACTGCGCAAAACAACGTTTGCCTACGAATTT
The sequence above is a segment of the Turneriella parva DSM 21527 genome. Coding sequences within it:
- a CDS encoding TrmH family RNA methyltransferase, whose product is MRATASAECEHSGVQNNLLTICGLSTVRALAAAAPERIERLFFDETNAPRFAEVCRYLSQKRKIYRLVTPAELKKITDTSHHQGVAAVIHAPEPLRLEGLELSHSTLCLHDVKNPHNVGAILRTTAFFGVRDVIFSRKSYDAAMTASAWRVAEGGVSLTHCYVYEDAHDLFSRAKMLGWWCAAAVRPEKGRLPSLESICVRAGRAHVVACLGNEEEGLPGAFVAGCGYKFTILGSGSVESLNVSVTAALCLEKMSRNYSGLRPE
- the pyrC gene encoding dihydroorotase, producing MPAAAGTTITIIQPDDWHLHLRDGAALAAVLPHTAERFARAIVMPNLKPPVTTVAEAMGYRERILAALPAGLQFEPLMTLYLTANTTPAEIRRAKASGIVHAVKLYPAGATTNSEAGVSALAAIYPVLEAMQEVDLPLLVHGEVTDANVDVFDREKVFLETELTAIIQKFPTLRVVFEHITTREAADFVEAAAGRVAATITAHHLLMNRNELFAGGIRPHHYCLPVLKREEHRQRLVAAATSGSKKFFIGTDSAPHAKHTKENACGCAGMYTANAGIELYAEVFDAAGALDRLQGFMSEFGPQFYGLPLNSKSVTLIKKPKAIPHEFPFGDQTIVPLRAGGQTEWQIVS
- a CDS encoding PspA/IM30 family protein; the protein is MSLWQRFKRALRSIFGGWVSEMEDPALILEQNIRDMRDKIPKMNENIAMLRANAKLVDKEKQKLEGEQAKLIANVKAAIGQNREDIAAEYALQLEHNKAQVAKLDQQLAQANAAAEKGEQAKVAFMKELDRKTKEALDAIETAKRAKWQKEVADTMEQFTAGGVDHTHDEMVKRIEKESAMAEVKLDMAVSKGDKAKEAIEADAEKIRAAELVKQFKIEMGVSDSGGSTQQQTGVKN